The sequence below is a genomic window from Chiroxiphia lanceolata isolate bChiLan1 chromosome 8, bChiLan1.pri, whole genome shotgun sequence.
ATTCTGCTTGAAATAAGAGCATCCCAAGAGACCCTTCCGCTGGGGAGCATTCCATTCTCCACTTTGCATCAAATATGCAGCATTGAAATGTACTTCAAATATGCATGTGGCTTTGTGTTCTCTGCTTCCCCAATTAAATATAGGTGGTAACTTTTCACAGATATCTTTCAGGGAATCTTTTCATTTGCCTGTCTGACAGCAAATTATATACTGTTCAGAGTGTTTCTAAGTTCCTTAATACGTGTATGCATGCTTTTGTTTAAGtttcagatttcaaaaattCAAAGTCATTATTCTGAAGTTTCTTGTGATAATACCCAGTGGTACTGTCTCTATTTAGCTGAGAAGTTGTCAGCCTGGGAGAAAAAGTCATTGTGCTCTTTTTATAGTAACTTGTAGATAATTCCTGGCTTGACAAGAATGTGATACCAGAAGCTTCCTCACTGGAATTGAAGGGACTGCAACTAATCACGCATGCCTAAATGAGTATGAAGTGTCACACAGTGTCACTTTTAGAGCTGGAATGGATAATGACATATCACCTGGTCTGTCTTTCTGACCCAGTGGGAAATTAGCTATATCCAAACCATTCCTGACAGTTATTTATCTGAGGTGCTCCCATAATGGATAGACCACACTTCATTTCAACAGCTTATTATCCTAATTGTCCTAACAGCTAGGAAACTTTTCaaaaaatctaatctaaactttTCTTGCTGCAGTTTAAGCCCATTACTTCCTGTTCTAATCCAAGAGATAAGGAAAGTAACATTCCTCTTTCCAGAAATCCATGCAATACTTAAAGTATAAGAACTTAATAACAACTGTACTAGACTATACTGCCAGCTCAGTTCCCTGTCTGTAACCATGGCTAAAAGCAGATCATAGAGAAGAGTCAAAACTAGGCAAATATACCTTCTCCCTCTGACCCATGTTCTCCCAGTTTCCATCTAGGATTTCATCAGCCAGAAGCGTTTTTTCCCCCATGTGTGTTTGATCAGGTCCTTCATCCTCAAGACAGTCCTGTTAGACTCATACTGGCCCTGTGAACTACTTTAAGCTGCTCTAGAAGAGTTATGGTTATATTATTTAAAGCCTAGAAAACCATTGTGGTCACACTACAATGATATTATGCTACCAACGTATCACGAAGAGACTATCAGGTTCCTTAATTTTTCTGAGGACATTCAGATTGATGTAAGTTAACTCCTAGGAACTTTGGAAACAGTGCAGAATTCAGAAATGGCATATATCTTTTGAGCCCACTCACTGCAGAAAGGGGTGACTGTCCAACTGGAAGTCTTTTTGCAGAGCCTCTCTTGGTACTCAGGATGTTCTCTggcaagaagaaaattctgtaaGAACAATCTTCAGGCTTAAGAATTCATATCAATGTTTGTTGATACAAACCATTGAAATCTGTTCATTTCTATTGCTCACATAGACTCTATAAACTATGcctcatttgctttttaatcaaAGTATTAGTGCTGACatttttaatactaaaaaaGGGTTTATATAAATGGTCTTGTACTTCACTGCAATTTCAGAGTCTAAACTGATCTACATTTCTtggaaaatttcagttttaataatCTGTAATTTATATTAGACATtttattctattaaaaataagaaagtgatGCCTCAGCTTAATTGATGTTAGACACACTCTCTTTTCTCCACAGCGAGCATATCTGAACTTCTGAGATACTATTGTGTCATACTAGTCAGACATCAGTCAGTTGTCCATCACATCTGATGTGGGCTCTAAAATGTTCTTgactctctttttttgttgttttcagttgCTGGATGGCGTGGGAGCCCAGTCTCGGTGCTTTCTATGGGCCAGTAGCATTCATTGTGCTCGTCACCTGTGTTTACTTCCTCTGCACATACGTGCAACTGAAGCGCCATCCTGAACGCAAGTATGAGTTAAAGGAAAAGACGGAAGATCCACAGAGAATACCAAGTACTGATGTGGGCCATGGTCATATTACAGACTCTGTGTCCGTTCCCCAGGCAACCTGCCCCatgatttcttcttccttattGGAAAATGAGCATTCATTCAAGGCTCAGCTTCGAGCCGCAGCATTCACTTTGTTCCTGTTTACTGCCACTTGGACCTTTGGAGCACTTGCAGTATCTCAAGGTCATTTCTTGGATATGATATTTAGCTGTCTTTATGGAGCCTTCTGTGTGACCTTGGGGCTTTTCATCCTGATCCATCACTGTGCAAAGCGAGATGATGTATGGCATTGCTGGTGGTCCTGTTGCCCATCCAAAAGAAACACCTATTCCGTCCAAGTTAATGTGCGCCCAAAGGTTAATGTCAATGGTGACACTCAAGTTCATGCACCTTGTCTTCAGGAATCACCATGTCCCAACAAATCAGCTGTGTTTAATCATCCGGCAGCCAGCCACTGCAAACTCACTAACCTACAAGCGGTTCAAAACCACGTTAACTGCCTTTCCCCTGTGACACCCTGTTGTGCAAAGATGCACTGTGATCAGCTACTTGATGACGAAGCTCACATTCATGTCCACAATGAGGGAACCTTCAGACCCAATATGCACATTCACAGATGTCTGAAAAGCAGAACTAAGCCACGTTACTTCAGTCGGCATAGGTCTGCAGGTGAAAGAGAGTATGCCTATCACATCCCTTCGAGCATTGATGGCAGCATCCACAGTTCACATACAGACAGTCCCCACAGTACACACGATAGCCAGTCAGGTCACAGACGGGCCTGCTGCTCAAAAAGTGATCCATATCCTACTGTCAACCAGCCCGAAAGTAGCGACGCAAGTACTGTAATATATAGTTGTGCTAAAATGCCAGACAGTGACACTGTGCACCATCCAGCTCATTTTGAAATGCACCCACGGACACAGTCATTGCCATTTAATACGACGAATCACAATGGAATTCTCAAGGGAAACGTGCACGAAGCCATGATATACAGCTCAGATAGTACAGGAAATATCAAAACTGGGCCTTGGAAAAATGAAACTACTGTGTAGTTCATGGGCCATCATGATGTGTTTTTTGCCCTAAACCATCattatctttgtttttattccaaaataaataatattatgtATTTGTGTAGCTCATCAGTAAATTGTACagcttttcatctttattttctttttcttaataagAGTCTAAAAAAGAGGGATAGTGACAGTTTTAAagtgaagttatttttaaaagaaagttataAAATTATTCCGAAAGATAATGAGAAAAGGAAGTCTAGACAACTGAATATGAGAGGCAATATCCTTTTGTTATACAGAACAACATTTCTTTAGAAACACATCATTTACATTCattgttttcacttttgtttcGTAGTATCTTCAGACACTTTTTATAAACATATCAGCATCT
It includes:
- the ADGRA1 gene encoding adhesion G protein-coupled receptor A1 isoform X2; this encodes MDFKTVLSFPQYPGEFLHPVVYACTAVMLLCLFASIITYIVHHSTIRISRKGWHMLLNFCFHTALTFAVFAGGINRIKYPIICQTVGIVLHYSTLSTMLWIGVTARNIYKQVTKKPQPCQNSDQPSYPKQPLLRFYLISGGVPFIICGITAATNINNYGIEGNAPYCWMAWEPSLGAFYGPVAFIVLVTCVYFLCTYVQLKRHPERKYELKEKTEDPQRIPSTDVGHGHITDSVSVPQATCPMISSSLLENEHSFKAQLRAAAFTLFLFTATWTFGALAVSQGHFLDMIFSCLYGAFCVTLGLFILIHHCAKRDDVWHCWWSCCPSKRNTYSVQVNVRPKVNVNGDTQVHAPCLQESPCPNKSAVFNHPAASHCKLTNLQAVQNHVNCLSPVTPCCAKMHCDQLLDDEAHIHVHNEGTFRPNMHIHRCLKSRTKPRYFSRHRSAGEREYAYHIPSSIDGSIHSSHTDSPHSTHDSQSGHRRACCSKSDPYPTVNQPESSDASTVIYSCAKMPDSDTVHHPAHFEMHPRTQSLPFNTTNHNGILKGNVHEAMIYSSDSTGNIKTGPWKNETTV